One window of the Chanodichthys erythropterus isolate Z2021 chromosome 2, ASM2448905v1, whole genome shotgun sequence genome contains the following:
- the LOC137032539 gene encoding uncharacterized protein — translation MADQCHMCLLGLIILCSLLTGKSGAEVTHVFSSSGENVRLPCNNALSDCSSTAWNYNRHSVAAELIAGGIKKNDIERRERLSLGSDCSLNIKKVTQEDYGLYTCQQYVNGQKQGTDAPVYLHFLHVSSSSSQTEIRPGSSVTLSCRLYYDRVSCDSLVRSEGLQLIWVNQAGVSVMTDSRYQISFSSTHCIITLTTTLLNEDLNREWRCLVTQRNQLKTSATYTVKYSAPTETRTLNPIISSKTTTTVNKPVTSTQSAPVTSSNSEKKSSRTTADPTQQETEDCMAVGSLFREIMMIIKTAVFAAPTVILLQIICARRAGRKDSQHPEEMEMPTTVLE, via the exons atggCTGATCAGTGTCACATGTGTCTGCTGGGACTGATCATTCTCTGTTCACTTCTGACAG GTAAAAGTGGAGCAGAAGTAACTCATGTGTTCAGCAGTTCTGGTGAAAATGTCCGTCTGCCCTGTAATAATGCTCTTTCTGACTGCTCATCAACTGCATGGAACTATAACAGACATTCAGTGGCAGCTGAACTGATTGCTGGAGGGATAAAGAAGAATGACATAGAGAGACGTGAGAGACTGAGTCTGGGGTCTGACTGCTCTCTGAACATCAAGAAAGTCACACAAGAAGATTATGGGCtttacacctgccaacaataTGTGAATGGACAAAAACAAGGAACTGATGCACCTGTTTATCTGCATTTTCTTCATG tctcttcatcatcctcACAGACTGAGATCAGACCAGGCAGctctgtgactctctcctgtcGGTTGTATTATGATAGAGTCTCTTGTGATAGTTTGGTCCGTTCAGAGGGACTTCAGCTGATCTGGGTGAATCAGGCTGGTGTTAGTGTGATGACAGACTCCAGATATCAGATATCATTCTCCTCAACACACTGTATCATCACTCTGACTACAACACTCCTGAATGAAGATCTCAACAGAGAGTGGAGATGTCTGGTTACTCAGAGAAATCAACTGAAGACCTCAGCCACATATACCGTCAAGTATTCAG CTCCAACTGAGACAAGGACACTGAATCCAATCATCAGCTCAAAGACAACCACAACTGTAAATAAACCAGTAACTTCTACTCAATCAG CTCCAGTCACCAGCTCAAACTCTGAGAAGAAATCAAGCCGAACTACAGCAGATCCAACACAACAAG AAACTGAAGACTGCATGGCTGTTGGATCATTATTCAGAG AGATTATGATGATTATTAAGACTGCAGTGTTTGCTGCTCCTACTGTGATTcttcttcagatcatctgtgcAAGAAGAGCTG gaAGGAAAGACTCACAACACCCAGAGGAAATGGAGATGCCTACTACAGTATTAGAATAA
- the LOC137032531 gene encoding uncharacterized protein gives MADQCHMCLLGLIILCSLLTGTSEAEVTHVFSSSGENVHLPCNNALSGCTSTTWNYARHSVAAELIAGGIKKNDIERRERLSLGSDCSLNIKKVTQEDYGLYTCQQYVNGQKQGTDAPVYLHFLHVSSSSSQTEIRPGSSVTLSCQLYYFRVSCDSLVRTDEIQLIWVNQAGVSVMTDSRYQISFSTHCIITLTTTLLNEDLNREWRCQVTQRNQLKTSATYTVKYSAPTETRTLNPVISSKTTTTVNKPVTQSAPVDSTTLIPVTRSNSEKKSSQTTADPTQQETSLPSVIAGVVAALAVLLLPLIFWVIRKRKPKADNKRGTDDSVEQIDEVTYTEVFTYSKKQDKNNKVHCDDKVTYASISGATAGPQDNNSQLYASVN, from the exons atggCTGATCAGTGTCACATGTGTCTGCTGGGACTGATCATTCTCTGTTCACTTCTGACAG GTACCAGTGAAGCAGAAGTAACTCATGTGTTCAGCAGTTCTGGTGAAAATGTCCATCTGCCCTGTAATAATGCTCTTTCTGGCTGCACATCAACTACATGGAACTATGCCAGACATTCAGTGGCAGCTGAACTGATTGCTGGAGGGATAAAGAAGAATGACATAGAGAGACGTGAGAGACTGAGTCTGGGGTCTGACTGCTCTCTGAACATCAAGAAAGTCACACAAGAAGATTATGGGCtttacacctgccaacaataTGTGAATGGACAAAAACAAGGAACTGATGCACCTGTTTATCTGCATTTTCTTCATG tctcttcatcatcctcACAGACTGAGATCAGACCAGGCAGctctgtgactctctcctgtcaGTTGTATTATTTTAGAGTCTCTTGTGATAGTTTGGTCCGTACTGATGAAATTCAGCTGATCTGGGTGAATCAGGCTGGTGTTAGTGTGATGACAGACTCCAGATATCAGATATCATTCTCAACACACTGTATCATCACTCTGACTACAACACTCCTGAATGAAGATCTCAACAGAGAGTGGAGATGTCAGGTTACTCAGAGAAATCAACTGAAGACCTCAGCCACATATACTGTCAAGTATTCAG CTCCAACTGAGACAAGGACACTGAATCCAGTCATCAGCTCAAAGACAACCACAACTGTAAATAAACCAGTAACACAATCAG CTCCAGTCGATTCAACAACACTGATTCCAGTCACCAGATCAAACTCTGAGAAGAAATCAAGCCAAACTACAGCAGATCCAACACAACAAG AGACTTCCTTGCCCTCAGTGATTGCTGGTGTTGTTGCTGCATTGGCTGTTCTCCTTCTTCCTCTTATTTTTTGGGTGATTCGTAAAAGAAAACCAAAAGCTG ATAACAAAAGAGGGACTGATGACTCTGTG GAGCAGATAGATGAAGTGACTTATACTGAGGTTTTCACATACAGTAAAAAGCAAGACAAAAACAACAAG GTTCATTGTGATGATAAAGTGACTTACGCTTCCATCAGTGGAGCAACAGCTGGACCTCAGGATAACAATAGTCAACTTTATGCCTCTGTGAACTAG